Proteins from a genomic interval of Kitasatospora kifunensis:
- a CDS encoding response regulator transcription factor: protein MIRVLLAEDMHLVRGALVALLGLEEDIEVVAELADGDDIVPTALEVKPDVAVIDIDLAGMDGLTAAAQLQEVMPECRTLILTSLGRPGTFRRALAAGVRGFLLKDAPPRQLAQAIRRVAQGERVVDPDLMVAAWDSGDNPLTERETEVLRLAADGAEVTEIAGRLYLSVGTVRNYLTSTVVKLNARNRLDAVRIAREAGWV from the coding sequence ATCATCAGGGTTTTACTGGCTGAGGACATGCACCTGGTGCGAGGTGCCCTGGTGGCGCTGCTCGGCCTGGAGGAGGACATCGAGGTCGTCGCGGAACTGGCCGACGGTGACGACATCGTGCCGACCGCGCTGGAGGTCAAGCCCGATGTGGCGGTCATCGACATCGACCTGGCGGGGATGGACGGCCTCACCGCCGCGGCGCAGCTGCAGGAGGTGATGCCCGAGTGCCGGACGCTGATCCTCACCAGCCTCGGGCGCCCCGGGACGTTCCGTCGGGCGCTGGCGGCCGGGGTGCGGGGGTTCCTGCTCAAGGACGCGCCGCCCCGTCAACTGGCGCAGGCCATCCGGCGGGTGGCGCAGGGCGAGCGGGTGGTGGACCCGGATCTGATGGTGGCGGCCTGGGACAGCGGGGACAACCCGCTGACGGAGCGGGAGACCGAGGTACTGCGGCTGGCGGCCGACGGCGCGGAGGTCACCGAGATAGCGGGACGGCTCTACCTGTCGGTCGGGACGGTGCGCAACTACCTGACGTCGACGGTGGTCAAGTTGAACGCCCGCAACCGGCTGGACGCGGTGCGGATAGCTCGTGAGGCCGGCTGGGTGTAG